From one Macaca nemestrina isolate mMacNem1 chromosome 3, mMacNem.hap1, whole genome shotgun sequence genomic stretch:
- the LOC105479629 gene encoding nucleosome assembly protein 1-like 5: protein MADSENQGPAEPSQAAAAAEAAAEEVMAEGGAQGGDCDSAAGDPDSAAGQMAEEPQTPAENAPKPKNDFIESLPNSVKCRVLALKKLQKRCDKIEAKFDKEFQALEKKYNDIYKPLLAKIQELTGEMEGCAWTLEGEEEEEEEYEDDEEEGEEEEEEDAAAEAAAGAKHDDAHAEMPDDAKK from the coding sequence ATGGCCGACTCGGAAAACCAGGGGCCTGCGGAGCCTAGCcaggcggcggcagcggcggagGCAGCGGCGGAGGAGGTAATGGCGGAAGGCGGTGCGCAGGGTGGAGACTGTGACAGCGCGGCTGGAGACCCTGACAGCGCGGCTGGTCAGATGGCTGAGGAGCCCCAGACCCCTGCAGAGAATGCCCCAAAGCCGAAAAATGACTTTATCGAGAGCCTGCCTAATTCGGTGAAATGCCGAGTCCTGGCCCTCAAAAAGCTGCAGAAGCGATGCGATAAGATAGAAGCCAAATTTGATAAGGAATTTCAGGCTCTGGAAAAAAAGTATAATGACATATATAAGCCCCTACTCGCCAAGATCCAAGAGCTCACCGGCGAGATGGAGGGGTGTGCATGGACcttggagggggaggaggaggaggaagaggagtacGAGGATGacgaggaggagggggaagaggaggaggaggaggatgctgCAGCAGAGGCTGCCGCGGGGGCCAAACATGACGATGCCCACGCCGAGATGCCTGATGACGCCAAGAAGTAA